The nucleotide window CACTCGAAtaacaaaattcaacaaaataaaaacataggTTTCAATGAAGTTAGATAAATGAAGAGTATACCAGCACCAAAAACAGGAGtgggaggaggaggaggaggttCATGAGATTGAGGAATCGATGAAACATTCTTAAAATTAGGAACACTATTCGATCCAGTACTAGTCGGAGATCTCGGGGAGCTAGAAATTGGAGGAATGAACTTGTTTTTGATAGCATTACTAGTGAAATTAAAGGATATCGAAGGCTTAATTAGGGTTTGTGATTTGAGGATATTCGAGGATGGCTTTTTACAGAAATCGGAGAGGGTGTTAGTGCAATCGGAAAGGGGTTTTCTCTTCGATCTCAATGATGATCTTCGCTGAGCTTCCATTGTTGATGTTGTGATATGCTCCAACTTTGATTGTTAAGTGAAGTTTAAATAGAGTTGAAATGGCGGGAAATTCTTCTTTCGGCAATTTTCTAGATCAGTTTGTATGACGATGATTTGTGATGTGTTGGATACTTGAGAATTGAGATGAAGTAGGTGATCAATGCGACTGGGCTAGATTATTTGGGACGGAGTCAACCAATTGTTGAAATTAAATCACAAATTCCCGTATGAGATAGTATTATCGTAACACGTGTTTTTTACATAGATTAAGTAgattataatacaaattattatcgATTGTTTTGGGATCGTCACATCAAAATATAATCTCTCACAAGTatagtttaatttaaattatgtgaCAGAATACTTCCTTTGTCCTCGCCACCTACGATATTAGCCCAATTACAAATTTTGTGTAAATGAAAAGAACTAATAAGGAAGTAAAAGAAACGTGTATATATGAGAAGATATAATTTAAATGCGTGAATGAGAATTAAAACTCAAATTCGGCCAATTAATTTTTGTATAGACTCAAAGCCTTTTAGAAAATAGCaattaattagaaaatagaaaatataatttgtgCGGTCGTTGCTTATATGCGACCTAATTCTAAAAGCCCAGTCTATTTATGAATTTAGTTCTAGACTTCAAAACTGTTTAGTATGACTAATTCATAACTTAAAAAGCCTTCTTAAAGGTATAAAAGCTCTATTCTAAGTATTagaatttcaatttcaaaaagtaTATACATAATTTTATAGATGTTTAGTATAATTACTCCAAATACCCAtagtatttgatttttattgtaaatAGTTTCTTATGTAAAGCTTTGAGttctaatatatattttgttttcaatcaaaCGGATTACTTTGTGTATAAAGAAGAAGATATTAACAAACCTTTATAAATGTTTAGTATGACTACTATAGTACTTAAAAAGTCTTCTCAAAGACATAAAAGTCCTATTTcaagtattaaaattttaatttcaaaacgTATATACATATCTTTATAGTTTTTTAGCATGATTACTCAAGAACTTTGAAGCCCTTCTTAAATGCTAAAAGTTACATTCCAAGTATTAAAATCTCAAATTCAAACCTAAAGAAAAGTGaagaaactgaaaaaaaaaaaaaaaaaaaaaaaaggtgatgaaaattataaaataaaaataagaaataactAGAAATAGAAACTTACTTCACAATGCATACAATTATATGATAAACGGTGGTGAACTAGACAGTGGTGCAGGTGATGACGGAAATCGCAGATGATAGTATGAGACAAGGGAAGAAGGAAGAGGAAGAATCAATTACAGAGAGGAGACAATGGTAATAAATCACAAATTTTAATTGAGACGGTCTTTACAAAAGAACTGTCAATATATGGTTTGGCCCAtatttcatattaaaaaaataaaataaaaactgatTCTGACACACGGTTTCTTAATCACTCCCCAATAATTTTTCAActttcattttccatttttcAATCTCTTGCCTGATAAACCACTAAACTTCTCAAAACATTATCTCCTTCTCTGAATTTTGCTCTTACAATCTTCATTTTTGATGTTCAAGCTTTCCATTTTCATGCTTTGGTTTCTCTTTCTCATGTTCACCATTTGCGGTTCTCATCAAAggtatatattttatgttttttcttttccaaatgTATTTTCATTTTCGATCTTCAATATTTGCAATtccatcaaatatatatataatttttcatttttgtttttaaagctttcatttattttttggggttaaatttgtttttttttcgatttttacTTGTTCTTGTTTTAgggtctaaaaaataaaaaagataagtGATATTATTGTCTTGGCTTCTGTATTCGCAAAGAAGATAAAAAAGGTTTCTTCTAAGGATCAAAATGATAATCCTTAATAGTTAAATGTGGCTGATAAAGTACCCAAACAAAGGGCTTATAGTAGTTGGAATTATAATATTGTATATTTGGATTTATAATAATGTGTATTCGGGTTATAATAGTGTGTATTTGTCGTATtgttatgtatttatattttgggATTATGTTGGAATTATAAAAATGtgtatttgaatttataatattgtgtatttggatttatAATAGTTTGTATATGTCATATTGTTATTAACAATATGATATATACTTTGTTATGTATTCATATTTGGGATTATGTTGGAATTATAACAATGtgtacttttatttataatattatatatttggaTTTATAATAGTATGCATTTGTGTTTATAATTGTGTGTAGTTTATAATATTTAGGTTTATAAAGTAAtgttataatcccaactatATAATGTTATACCCCCAACTAACAATGTTATAATCACAATTAAACATGTTATAACCcttttaaattatgttatagcccaattaaattatgttataaccccaccttaacaatgttatactccctactacattatattataaccccaactaaaaatgatataaccCACACTACACAATGTTATACTCGCAATTACATCAAACTATGTCAAATGTTCgcagttataataccaattatattatggtataaccacaaatatatgttcttataacacaaaatatattatattataacccaaaatatatgttgttataacacgaaatatataatgttataacccaaaatatatgttattataacccaaaatatattatgttataacccaaatATGTTATATTACTAGACAATGTTATACTCGCAACTACATCAACCTATGTCAATTGTTGACAGTTATATCCCCaaataatgaattttataaCCACAATTGCATTTTTGACCATTCTCTAAAAATTAACCATTGTTGTATTCTTCAACATCACTGCTTTTgaccattgatgaagcttaatttttttttaaaaaaaatcataagaaccacaattgcttttattaccTTTCCCAACAATAgatattgttgtcttcttcaacatcattattttccaccattgataaagcttaatttttttaaaaaaagaatcatgaTCAAATTCGAATAAGTACATTCGAATTCAAGCATCAATTCTTCCATTATTAGACAATATTTAGGTTGTAGAAGAAGGATATAGTTGAAGGTTGAAGAAGGAAGatgaaaatatgatattttCATAATCGAGGCTTTATTTTACTAAGGGAAGAAGTAGTTAATCATTAGACTTTTCATATTCCTTCCCAAATCTCACGCGCGTTAATGAATGAGacatcagtttttttttaaagtattaaCTAAATATAGTAATGTGGGCTGGACTCTTTTGAGAGACGTCTACACTatagacggtctctcaaaagaGGGCCTGATAATAAATTGGGAGTAGTTGTTGTAGTTGGGTTAAATAATGCTATTGGGCTGATTTAGATAAaagctcaaaaaaaaaaagccgcATATATGCACCAGATGCATATAAGTTTTTGTGTTTAGAAAACTAATGAACTTGAACCTTCAAAAATGGGTCAAGTAATAAGAGGTTTTCATGGGTCCCGCCCCGTTGCACACACTTAGTTGGGGTATATAAAccttttattataataaaggttagtatgaaaatttttgaatatAAATGTTGTACAATAAgtgaaatataaaaattgagGGTATACAAATTAAACCTTTTATTATAACACTTTGGAGAGGGTATGAGACTATGAGTATCGAATATTTGTCTCCTACTATCATACCATTACAATGATACTTGTTTTGTTTAAGGTAACAATAGAGAATAGTGAACTTTTATAGCAATCATCATAACATTGGAGAAAGAATGGCAAGACGTTTGACATTAGCTCACGTGAAATCTTTGATTACGTTTGTGAgcaaaatagtaaattaaagtCCATACAAAAATTTTTACCCACAAAATAATTACATAACTTCATGGAAAATGAGGGTAAAAGGACATAATAAGCTAATATTGCaagtaattaataataaactgGTCTTGCTAATCATCCGTAATATTTGTATTTAGATGCATGATTGCTTGCAATACCGCTCGCCTTACTACCTGAGCATCAACAATTTCTCCAACATTTTCGTCACCCTACATAAAGTAAGATTCATCATTTATGAGATAATTATTCGTTTATTTTTCTCTCGAACCTTTATTTCATAAAACATAACAAACAAACAAGGGCAAAGCTAGTAAGTTCCATCTCAGTTGTGTCATCGTTGTTTTAGAGTGTTACTTTGTCAAAACCTCAACATGAAAATTTAATCTCCAACTATAACTCACAATAAGCACCTTTGGAATGATTTTTACCTATATTGAGCTGATTGATCGTATACAACTACATTCAATCGTATAAAAGAATTTGAGGTTTTTAATTACGTGCTactattctaatcaaatgtctcatttccttttttgGTATATACACATTAAATGTCTAACTCTAATTTATTATGtggctacattttctatttcttaTGTCATCATAAAATCTAACTATTTACACGATCATTATTGTATTactaatttttccttatttgcTCCTCTCACGTGATTCTATGTGGTCTCTTCCTCTTTATCTTAAATTTAGAGTGAAACCAAATGTGATATTTGATTAGAAGTAGACGGAGTAAAACTAATTGTAAGACAAATACCAGCATGGATGCATGCAGCATGTGAATAAAACAACAAACATTCACATGTCATAGTTTTTTATATTCAGGATGAAAAGCTCATTTTGGACTATGGTACTCAACCAAAAATTAGGATCGGATATGATCCAGTAATGTATCCTATGATCGGAGCTAGCTAGCTGTCTTCTTggatttttctttgtttttcccACTATTTTTGAGTGTCCAAACATCACAATTTTGATAGtaatgttaaaaatcaaattagggGATTACACAGAATTCGTATTTTCGATATATGCtctaacaatttcattgttatttatatatatttatacatattttatatatattatatatatatataaagaagtTCAAAtgagaaccatccttatatgaaaaCCGTGAGAACTAATCTATTTGAcgaaaaaatgttacttttctATTAAAAAGATGTTACTTTTCCCCAAACAAAGTGttacttttagaaaaaaaattataaacaaaactCACAAAGAAGGTGctactttttacataaaaaaagtgttacttttcgataaaaatgtgttactttgtattattattttttttgaaagtaacacttttttgctaaaaagtaacacttttttgcccaaaaataacacattttctataaaaaaaaataacacatttttatcaggtagattggttctcacggttctcatataagtcTAATTTTCACTGAAACTTaaccacatatatatatatatatatatatatatatatatatatatatatatatatatatatatatatattgtcagAAACTCAGAACGGTCGAGCAAGTTTGAGGTCTAAGACATTGGTTTTAGCCAATCGGTTTTAGATTGGATTTTAGGTAAATACTAAGttgaattaaaatttaagaGGTCATATGTGATCTAATTAGGTGTGGTATCCAAGTGATGATAAAAAAAGGTTGGATTTAAATTTAACTAGTCATTTTACgatttattataatttgaaacTATAGAACTAGGAGTATTAATAATCCGAAAATAAAGAACTAAGATAGAAGAGCAAGACTGCCAAAAAAAAAGACTTACTTCCATACTGATGGCTTCCAATTGAAAATTCTCTGTACAAGAAGCCCTAGCTTGAACAACAGTAAGATTCAGCTCTTCAAAAACTTCCAGTACTGAAACCAGCAAACCTGGGCAACTCTTTGCTGAATACACATTTACTAGAAATCCTTTTTCCAGGGTTTCCACAGTGACCTGCATATTTACCCAACAATGAAATTAATCAATGATTGCCTACTGAAATCACTGTAATTAATTCCTACAACGTTTTATTATGCCAAATGACATTGACTTAGCGTATAGTTAATATTGGTATTAAATAGTGATAATAAAAGTGACATTGACTGACAATTATTGTGAAAGTCAACATATAATCGGGAAAAGATAAGGtgcacacttcataagccaaagagATATCATCTCAAAACCATTTAGCAATGGGAGGAAGGACTCCAATTACTTATAAATTGTGCACACTGAAATTTTTGAATGTTAAACCATCCCAACATTTAGAAACCCCAATTGATCTCTCCTATGGCTGGATTTAAAATATATCATGCAATAAGATTCATACCGTAGGAAGTGAGTCTTGGATGTTTGAACTTTGTGGAGTGTTTATGATATCTTGGTTTAGTCTATCCACCTTCTGCTTCAACTCTCCAATGTATTTGGAAGCGTGGATTATGATTGCAGTATCATTCTCCTGTAAGAAAAATACATTATTTCAATGTCGTTAAGTGGCTTCcacgttagagtatataacctATCCTaggacctcaaccatcagcttaaacttttggttgagttggttcaatTGACATGGTATCATAAGTCAACGTGACAACaagtcacgggttcgaatctcaagcACCCTTCATTTAAAGTACAAAATTTAGCATGGTTGAGACCCCAGGATaggttatatactctaacatccATAGGGTTTAGAGTCAGATGTATGCcgtcttacccttgttagtgataataataacaaaaaaattattttttaattatcccTTAACTAGTAGCAAACATCATGGATAACTTTGCATGAACAAAGAGTGCACATGATTTGAgccataaaccaaaaaaatcataaatgttTAGCACAATGAAATAAGAAACTCATGTAAGAAAAAGTATTGATCATAATTCTTATCTTAGAAACGCAACATGAATAACTAAGAAACATGTGAAGAAAAATATACTCCTTCTGTCTTTATTAATAcgagtttatttttttaataagtgAAACATATGGGAAGGACTTACTGCATGAGAGTTGGTGATGGAGCGAAGTAATTGCAGTTTCTCATGCAGGGCTGCAGCTCTTTTGTGTTCCTTTGAGATCATTGACTCTCTCCTTCTCAttcttgtttttgattctaatttTCTTCTTCTGCCTTTACTTGTAATGCCTTTGGCCTTCTCTGTAACACTCTGCAAGAgggtattttaaatgaaaaaggaGGGGGATGTGCTCTCATATCAGAATGATCATCCCATTGTTTGCTTCTCAAATGAGTGCCCCATTTTATCAcatcaaaaatatcaaatacTTACTACTGGATTTGACTTAAATGCCCTTTAGAACAAACTAGTGACCAATGTAATATAATTCACtagctaatttaatttttaaatttacagtCCACTTAAAATAATCCAAAAATAGATCTTGGGCCttaattcttttttctatttgTAAATGTAAATCTAGAGAAAATTAGCAAATCGTGTGACACAGATCAGTATGACTGATTATCCTTAACTAAACAGCTTCGGGCGTGTTTGGTGCGAGGTAGCTAGAATTATAGTTGTCAAATACGCTTTGGTCTCAATAAATTTATCTCTTTATTTTAAGATATAACCACACCACATTTACTCTCTATATTCACTCTATTATTTCTAGATACCCTACTACTTTAACTCATTTTATCTAACTCTTTAATCTCAATGCCAAAAGCAAGTGGAACAAAAGAATACTTGACTATCTAATTAGATGTGTAAATTAATATTTGGTAGAACTAGCAGTGTTAATATTTAATTGGTTAAGATacaagtaatgaaaattttaaattactatttttGATTTTAGAATGCTACAGattataactaataaaaataacttattataaTACTCAACACTTCTTAAACTAATACTTTatcaatattaacattttttgTGAACTAGTATATATTAGTCTTATTAAACTACTATCAACCACTTAAATTATGGAGTAAACTAGTATATATTCATACATgataatatatttatacatacggCATATTGTTGAGTTAACTGTAACTCTCTAAGAGAATCTAAGGAAGAAAGAGACAAAACTTGAATGATACTGTAAAAGACTTGTCATAGTAACCTGGTGCTCAAGTTGGGACTTCTTTTATTATAAAGGTAAaactttatgattatttataattttttaataaataatctcCCAAGAATCAGGATTATACAGCTTTTGCTTGGACACTTCATTTTCAACTCAAGTATTCATGTCAAACCTTTGATATTCAGACATGAGAAAAACactcataatttttaattttatttacaaattacaattttaaaatttttatataacatAATCAAGTTAGACACTTAAACACATATTGTATATACCCGCAAcataataattctaataatGCACTTCTACCACATCATTGTCATTGTTGTCAAATGTCACCGGCCACCGCCATACCATCTTTGTTTTATCGTTAAATTAATATAACAAAAACAGCTTGATAGCCAAGATTCTTAAGAGGCAAGTGAAAAAGTaagcataattaattaatatcccaaaattaattttctaatcTATTTCTAAGTGTCACAATCAAAGGAATGCCCGCTTATGTATCTATTTTAGCTAAATTTCTACCTACATTTACTCTTAATAACCATATAACACGTTGTAACAATTAATACATTATATCCAATTATCTATATCATGTTTCAAGCTTCTAAGTTTCTATAATAG belongs to Amaranthus tricolor cultivar Red isolate AtriRed21 chromosome 17, ASM2621246v1, whole genome shotgun sequence and includes:
- the LOC130804123 gene encoding uncharacterized protein LOC130804123, yielding MRRRESMISKEHKRAAALHEKLQLLRSITNSHAENDTAIIIHASKYIGELKQKVDRLNQDIINTPQSSNIQDSLPTVTVETLEKGFLVNVYSAKSCPGLLVSVLEVFEELNLTVVQARASCTENFQLEAISMEGDENVGEIVDAQVVRRAVLQAIMHLNTNITDD